One region of Aeromicrobium sp. Sec7.5 genomic DNA includes:
- a CDS encoding ABC transporter ATP-binding protein, translating to MSNRQPAPPMRGPGAGMAPPVQKATQFGPTFQRLLGRLLRNRMAAGSILAFGVVGTALSVIGPRVLGHATDIVFTGYLSSQFPAGSSKSEVVASLRAEGNDQLASLVGSVDLRPGEGVDHGALALVLIAVMVLHTIGAWFMYLQGRTTTTVVQHMVADLRDEVEAKLHRVPLAYLDRSERGEILSRTTNDIDNVAQSLQQAISQFLGSLLMMLGTLGMMLLISPALALVAIVTIPVVAVVMRFVAKRSQPHFVAQWGATGRLNGHVEEVFTGHDVVKVFGRQAEARETFRQHNDDLFNAAFRAQFLSGALQPLMMFVSNLNYVLVAVVGGLRVASGQLSIGEVQAFIQYSRQFTQPLAQIAALVNLVQSGVASAERVFELLDEAEESAEPLDAPFPSPVRGRVSFEDVAFAYSPDEPLIAGLDLAAEPGETVAIVGPTGAGKTTLANLLLRFYELDGGRITLDGVDIAQMDRHALRDQFGVVLQDTWLFAGTIRENIAYGADDPSDEDVVRAAEAASVDHFVRTLPGGYDTHIDDLGSNISAGQRQLLTIARAFLADPSILVLDEATSSVDTRTEALVQTAMARLRSGRTSFVIAHRLSTIRDSDHIVVMTDGRIVEQGTHDSLRAAGGAYERLYAAQFAAPVEG from the coding sequence ATGAGCAACCGGCAGCCGGCGCCCCCCATGCGCGGACCTGGTGCCGGCATGGCGCCGCCCGTGCAGAAGGCCACGCAGTTCGGTCCGACGTTCCAGCGGCTGCTCGGTCGCCTGCTCCGCAACCGCATGGCGGCCGGATCGATCCTGGCCTTCGGCGTCGTGGGCACGGCGCTCTCGGTCATCGGACCACGCGTGCTGGGCCACGCGACCGACATCGTCTTCACCGGGTACCTGTCGAGCCAGTTCCCGGCGGGGTCCAGCAAGTCCGAGGTCGTGGCGTCCCTGCGGGCCGAGGGCAACGACCAGCTCGCCTCCCTGGTGGGCTCGGTCGACCTCCGGCCCGGCGAGGGCGTCGACCACGGGGCGCTCGCCCTGGTGCTGATCGCGGTGATGGTGCTCCACACGATCGGCGCGTGGTTCATGTACCTGCAGGGCCGCACCACGACCACGGTCGTGCAGCACATGGTGGCCGACCTGCGCGACGAGGTCGAGGCGAAGCTGCACCGCGTGCCCCTGGCCTACCTCGACCGGTCCGAGCGCGGCGAGATCCTGTCGCGCACCACGAACGACATCGACAACGTGGCGCAGTCCCTGCAGCAGGCGATCTCGCAGTTCCTGGGCAGCCTGCTCATGATGCTCGGCACGCTCGGGATGATGCTGCTGATCTCGCCGGCACTCGCCCTCGTGGCGATCGTGACCATCCCGGTCGTGGCCGTCGTCATGCGGTTCGTCGCGAAGCGGTCGCAGCCGCACTTCGTCGCCCAGTGGGGCGCGACCGGTCGCTTGAACGGGCACGTCGAGGAGGTCTTCACCGGCCACGACGTGGTGAAGGTCTTCGGCCGCCAGGCCGAGGCGCGTGAGACCTTCCGCCAGCACAACGACGACCTGTTCAATGCCGCGTTCCGGGCCCAGTTCCTCAGCGGAGCGCTGCAACCGCTGATGATGTTCGTGTCCAACCTCAACTACGTGCTGGTCGCCGTCGTCGGCGGGCTCCGGGTCGCCTCCGGCCAGCTCAGCATCGGCGAGGTCCAGGCGTTCATCCAGTACTCCCGCCAGTTCACCCAGCCGCTGGCCCAGATCGCGGCGCTCGTGAACCTCGTCCAGTCCGGTGTCGCGTCGGCGGAGCGCGTCTTCGAGCTCCTCGACGAGGCGGAGGAGTCCGCGGAGCCGCTGGACGCCCCGTTCCCGTCTCCCGTGCGGGGCCGCGTGTCCTTCGAGGACGTTGCCTTCGCCTACAGCCCCGACGAGCCCCTCATCGCGGGTCTCGACCTGGCGGCCGAACCGGGCGAGACCGTGGCGATCGTGGGCCCCACGGGCGCCGGGAAGACGACCCTCGCTAACCTCCTCCTGCGCTTCTACGAGCTCGACGGGGGACGCATCACGCTCGACGGGGTGGACATCGCCCAGATGGATCGGCACGCCCTGCGCGACCAGTTCGGCGTGGTGCTGCAGGACACCTGGCTGTTTGCCGGCACGATCCGCGAGAACATCGCCTACGGCGCTGACGACCCCAGCGACGAGGACGTCGTGCGCGCGGCGGAGGCGGCCTCGGTCGACCACTTCGTGCGCACGCTGCCGGGCGGCTACGACACCCACATCGACGACCTGGGGTCCAACATCAGCGCCGGTCAGCGGCAGCTGCTCACGATCGCCCGCGCCTTCCTCGCCGATCCGTCGATCCTGGTCCTCGACGAGGCCACGAGCTCGGTCGACACCCGCACCGAGGCCCTCGTGCAGACGGCGATGGCGCGTCTTCGGTCCGGCCGCACCAGCTTCGTCATCGCGCACCGCCTCTCGACGATCCGCGACTCCGACCACATCGTCGTCATGACCGACGGCCGCATCGTGGAGCAGGGCACGCACGACTCGCTGCGTGCGGCGGGCGGCGCGTACGAGCGGCTCTACGCCGCCCAGTTCGCGGCGCCGGTGGAGGGCTGA
- a CDS encoding ArsC/Spx/MgsR family protein, with amino-acid sequence MSDVTVLHHAQCSTSRHALTVAEDLGVAVEVVQYLKAPLAREELLALLAKLEDSPADLVRKDSFFRDRGLDAADYTTADEVADLLVTHPRLMERPVLVRGERAVIGRPKDRVAGFLQG; translated from the coding sequence ATGAGCGACGTCACCGTCCTGCACCACGCCCAGTGCTCCACGTCCCGCCACGCGTTGACGGTCGCCGAGGACCTCGGTGTCGCCGTCGAGGTCGTCCAGTACCTCAAGGCGCCGCTGGCGCGGGAGGAGCTGCTGGCCCTCCTGGCGAAGCTCGAGGACTCCCCCGCCGACCTCGTCCGCAAGGACTCCTTCTTCCGGGACCGGGGGTTGGACGCCGCTGACTACACGACGGCCGACGAGGTCGCGGACCTGCTCGTCACGCACCCCAGGCTCATGGAGCGGCCCGTGCTCGTGCGCGGCGAGCGGGCCGTCATCGGCCGACCGAAGGACCGGGTGGCGGGGTTCCTCCAGGGCTGA
- the rpsP gene encoding 30S ribosomal protein S16, whose amino-acid sequence MAVKIRLKRMGKIRAPFYRIVIADSRTKRDGRVIEEIGTYNPKTEPSTIHVDSERAQYWLGVGAQPTESVAAILKVTGDIGGTSTLKTPEPKADKAIAFDAALKELHAEPKAKATTEKKASKKADTKADTKADDVAEEPKAEETPAEAAPAEEPKADEKPADEKPAEA is encoded by the coding sequence GTGGCCGTCAAGATTCGCCTCAAGCGGATGGGCAAGATCCGCGCACCGTTCTACCGCATCGTCATCGCCGACTCGCGCACCAAGCGCGACGGTCGCGTGATCGAGGAGATCGGTACCTACAACCCCAAGACCGAGCCGTCGACGATCCACGTCGACTCGGAGCGGGCCCAGTACTGGCTCGGCGTCGGCGCGCAGCCGACCGAGTCGGTCGCCGCGATCCTCAAGGTCACCGGTGACATCGGTGGCACCTCCACCCTCAAGACGCCCGAGCCGAAGGCCGACAAGGCCATCGCGTTCGACGCCGCGCTGAAGGAGCTGCACGCCGAGCCGAAGGCCAAGGCGACGACCGAGAAGAAGGCGTCGAAGAAGGCCGACACCAAGGCCGACACCAAGGCCGACGACGTGGCTGAGGAGCCCAAGGCCGAGGAGACGCCCGCCGAGGCCGCTCCCGCCGAGGAGCCCAAGGCCGACGAGAAGCCTGCCGACGAGAAGCCGGCCGAGGCCTGA
- a CDS encoding RNA-binding protein — protein MAAPTVELIEHLVSGIVAHPDDVDVRAKQTRRGDLFEVRVNAEDLGKVIGRQGRTAAAIRTVAAAVAGDAARIDFVDVDRRR, from the coding sequence ATGGCTGCGCCCACCGTGGAGCTGATCGAGCACCTCGTCTCCGGCATCGTCGCCCATCCCGACGACGTCGACGTCCGTGCCAAGCAGACGCGTCGCGGTGACCTGTTCGAGGTTCGCGTCAACGCCGAGGACCTGGGCAAGGTCATCGGACGCCAGGGCCGCACGGCCGCGGCGATCCGAACCGTGGCGGCCGCGGTCGCCGGCGACGCGGCGCGCATCGACTTCGTCGATGTCGACCGTCGTCGCTGA
- the rimM gene encoding ribosome maturation factor RimM (Essential for efficient processing of 16S rRNA) has protein sequence MTVKVVVGRIGRAHGIRGELAVEVRTDEPERRYAPGSSVVCSGGRSLTVAATRQQGTKFVVRFAEVPDRNAAETLHGQVLEAEVDPAELAGDDAYYDRQLTGLEVRVAGAVVGSVARVDHLPAQDLLVITTPAGELLVPFVEALVPEVDLDAGYLTVVDLPGLIDPDAAEVVRGDES, from the coding sequence ATGACCGTCAAGGTCGTCGTCGGTCGCATCGGCCGGGCCCACGGCATCCGTGGTGAGCTGGCCGTCGAGGTCCGCACGGACGAGCCCGAGCGCAGGTATGCGCCGGGCTCGTCCGTCGTCTGTTCCGGCGGGCGCTCCCTCACGGTGGCGGCCACGCGCCAGCAGGGCACCAAGTTCGTGGTGCGCTTCGCCGAGGTCCCCGACCGCAACGCGGCCGAGACCCTGCACGGTCAGGTGCTCGAGGCCGAGGTCGATCCGGCCGAGCTGGCCGGCGACGACGCGTACTACGACCGCCAGCTCACGGGCCTGGAGGTCCGGGTCGCCGGCGCCGTCGTGGGCTCGGTCGCCCGGGTCGACCACCTGCCGGCCCAGGACCTGCTCGTCATCACGACCCCGGCCGGCGAGCTGCTCGTGCCGTTCGTCGAGGCGCTCGTGCCGGAGGTCGACCTCGACGCCGGGTACCTCACGGTCGTCGACCTCCCCGGTCTGATCGACCCCGACGCGGCCGAGGTCGTGCGGGGCGACGAGTCCTGA
- the trmD gene encoding tRNA (guanosine(37)-N1)-methyltransferase TrmD: MRIDVVTIFPDYLAPLDLSLPGKARQNGLLELGVHDLRQWTTDRHHTVDDTPYGGGAGMVMKPEPWGQALEAVASDDCVVLVPTPSGLPFRQADAARLAGEQHLVLACGRYEGIDQRVIDEAGSRWRVEEVSLGDFVLNGGEVAALAVIEAVVRLLPGFMGNPESIVEESHGADGLLEYPVYTKPASWRGRDVPDVLLSGHHGQIAAWRREQSLERTRLRRPDLLPE, from the coding sequence ATGCGCATCGACGTCGTCACGATCTTCCCCGACTACCTCGCGCCGCTCGACCTGTCACTGCCGGGCAAGGCCCGGCAGAACGGTCTGCTCGAGCTGGGGGTCCACGACCTGCGGCAGTGGACCACCGACCGGCACCACACCGTCGACGACACCCCGTACGGCGGGGGAGCGGGCATGGTCATGAAGCCCGAGCCGTGGGGTCAGGCGCTCGAGGCTGTCGCGAGTGACGACTGCGTCGTCCTGGTCCCCACCCCCTCCGGTCTGCCGTTCCGCCAGGCCGACGCGGCCAGGCTCGCCGGCGAGCAGCACCTCGTGCTCGCGTGCGGCCGGTACGAGGGGATCGACCAGCGAGTCATCGACGAGGCCGGCAGCCGCTGGCGCGTCGAGGAGGTCTCGCTCGGCGACTTCGTGCTCAACGGGGGAGAGGTGGCCGCCCTGGCCGTGATCGAGGCCGTCGTGCGCCTGCTCCCCGGCTTCATGGGCAACCCCGAGTCCATCGTCGAGGAGTCGCACGGCGCCGACGGGCTGCTGGAGTACCCCGTCTACACCAAGCCGGCCTCGTGGCGTGGCCGCGACGTCCCGGACGTCCTGCTGTCCGGTCACCACGGGCAGATCGCCGCGTGGCGCCGCGAGCAGTCGCTCGAGCGCACGCGCCTGCGGCGCCCCGACCTCCTGCCGGAGTAG
- a CDS encoding ammonium transporter has product MSVDLSWQLICTALVLFMTPGLAFFYGGLVKAKSVVSMMMLSFGSIAVVTVLYVLYGGTGIAGNGTSGGSEYFGNPFEDFGMTDLVTSAGTGDAGNLFGGHAFLVAFCIITVALVSGAVADRARFWPWMLFAALFSTFVVFPTFRWLFGVDADGEFYGWLANDVFGFGAALDWAGGTIIHQSAGAAALALALVLGKRKVGFSKEESKPHNVPLVLIGAAILWFGWFGFNTGVYGADEGQTSLIFFNTLITPAAALIGWIVVETFRDGKATAVGAASGVVTGLVAITPACAFVTPVWALVLGVVSGVVCALAVDLKFKFGFDDTLDVVGIHLVAGFIGCVYIGFFGSETLTGGSLVFGGETDLLIAQILSSLTIIVFSFVVAYIIGFAIEKTIGFRAKEEDEIAGIDTVLHGEGYAFD; this is encoded by the coding sequence ATGTCAGTCGATCTTTCCTGGCAGCTGATCTGCACGGCTCTCGTGCTCTTTATGACACCAGGGCTCGCGTTCTTCTACGGCGGACTGGTCAAGGCCAAGTCCGTGGTGTCGATGATGATGCTGAGCTTCGGCTCGATCGCCGTGGTCACGGTCCTCTACGTGCTCTACGGCGGCACCGGCATCGCCGGCAACGGCACGAGCGGAGGCAGCGAGTACTTCGGCAACCCGTTCGAGGACTTCGGCATGACCGACCTGGTGACGTCGGCCGGCACCGGCGACGCCGGCAACCTCTTCGGTGGTCACGCCTTCCTCGTCGCGTTCTGCATCATCACGGTGGCCCTCGTCTCGGGTGCCGTCGCCGATCGTGCGCGCTTCTGGCCCTGGATGCTCTTCGCGGCCCTGTTCTCGACCTTCGTCGTGTTCCCGACGTTCCGCTGGCTCTTCGGTGTCGACGCCGACGGCGAGTTCTACGGCTGGCTCGCGAACGACGTCTTCGGCTTCGGCGCTGCGCTCGACTGGGCCGGCGGCACGATCATCCACCAGTCCGCGGGTGCTGCTGCCCTGGCGCTGGCCCTGGTGCTCGGCAAGCGCAAGGTCGGCTTCTCCAAGGAGGAGTCGAAGCCGCACAACGTGCCGCTCGTGCTCATCGGTGCCGCGATCCTGTGGTTCGGCTGGTTCGGCTTCAACACCGGTGTCTACGGCGCCGACGAGGGCCAGACCTCGCTGATCTTCTTCAACACGCTGATCACCCCGGCCGCCGCGCTGATCGGCTGGATCGTCGTCGAGACCTTCCGTGACGGCAAGGCCACCGCGGTCGGTGCCGCCTCGGGCGTCGTGACCGGCCTGGTCGCCATCACGCCGGCCTGCGCCTTCGTCACGCCGGTCTGGGCCCTCGTGCTCGGCGTCGTCTCGGGTGTCGTCTGCGCCCTCGCGGTCGACCTGAAGTTCAAGTTCGGCTTCGACGACACGCTCGACGTCGTCGGCATCCACCTGGTCGCCGGCTTCATCGGTTGTGTCTACATCGGCTTCTTCGGCTCGGAGACGCTGACCGGAGGCAGCCTGGTGTTCGGCGGCGAGACCGACCTGCTGATCGCGCAGATCCTCTCCTCGCTCACGATCATCGTGTTCTCGTTCGTCGTCGCCTACATCATCGGCTTCGCGATCGAGAAGACGATCGGCTTCCGCGCCAAGGAGGAGGACGAGATCGCCGGCATCGACACGGTGCTGCACGGCGAGGGCTACGCCTTCGACTGA
- the rplS gene encoding 50S ribosomal protein L19, protein MTNIVDQVAAESRRDDLPDFRAGDTLKVHVKVVEGNRSRIQVFQGVCIKVQGSGIGRTFTVRKVSFGVGVERTFPLHTPIIDHIEVATRGDVRRAKLYYLRNLRGKAAKIKEKRDI, encoded by the coding sequence ATGACCAACATCGTCGACCAGGTCGCAGCGGAGTCCCGCCGCGACGACCTCCCCGACTTCCGCGCCGGCGACACCCTCAAGGTGCACGTCAAGGTCGTCGAGGGCAACCGCTCCCGCATCCAGGTCTTCCAGGGCGTCTGCATCAAGGTGCAGGGCTCGGGCATCGGCCGCACCTTCACGGTCCGCAAGGTCAGCTTCGGTGTCGGCGTCGAGCGCACCTTCCCGCTGCACACCCCGATCATCGACCACATCGAGGTCGCCACGCGCGGTGACGTGCGTCGCGCCAAGCTCTACTACCTCCGCAACCTCCGTGGCAAGGCCGCGAAGATCAAGGAGAAGCGCGACATCTGA
- the lepB gene encoding signal peptidase I: MATSKEPRQKRGLPIWQESLLLVVIATVMAIVVKSFFLQAFYIPSESMQPTLLVNDKLLVQKVSLWTGEPDRGDIVVFEDPGGWLGVQGDTVDPNIFQKTLETIGLFPTGNHLIKRVVGVGGDHVQCCDGSGRLVVNGEPIDEPYVLDPTVIRNREFDVIVKDGYLWVMGDNRDNSADSVAHLGDPGGGQVRLESVVGIAWVRVWPLNRLGGLGEVDAFDDVPDSPPS, from the coding sequence GTGGCCACGAGCAAAGAACCCCGCCAGAAGCGCGGACTGCCGATCTGGCAGGAGTCGTTGCTCCTGGTCGTGATCGCGACCGTGATGGCGATCGTGGTCAAGTCCTTCTTCCTGCAGGCCTTCTACATCCCCTCGGAGTCGATGCAGCCGACGCTGCTCGTCAACGACAAGCTGCTCGTCCAGAAGGTCTCGCTGTGGACGGGTGAGCCCGACCGCGGCGACATCGTCGTGTTCGAGGATCCGGGCGGCTGGCTCGGGGTGCAGGGCGACACGGTCGACCCGAACATCTTCCAGAAGACGCTCGAGACGATCGGGCTCTTCCCGACCGGCAACCACCTCATCAAGCGGGTCGTGGGGGTCGGTGGCGACCACGTCCAGTGCTGTGACGGCAGCGGGCGCCTGGTCGTCAACGGTGAGCCGATCGACGAGCCGTACGTCCTCGACCCGACCGTGATCCGCAACCGCGAGTTCGACGTCATCGTCAAGGACGGCTACCTCTGGGTCATGGGCGACAACCGCGACAACTCCGCCGACTCCGTGGCCCACCTGGGTGACCCCGGTGGCGGGCAGGTCCGGCTCGAGAGCGTCGTGGGCATCGCCTGGGTCCGGGTCTGGCCCCTCAACCGCCTCGGCGGCCTGGGGGAGGTCGACGCGTTCGACGACGTCCCCGACTCGCCTCCCAGCTGA
- a CDS encoding ribonuclease HII, translating to MTTRLPGRTIRRDAGLYGYQRALERRGLTPVAGVDEAGRGASAGPLVAAAVVLDREIPGLADSKLLTAARRERCFDVVMERAVAVDVVVISPQDCDRMGIQRANIEALRRALARLAVRPGYVLTDGFPVDGLGVPGLAMWKGDRVAASIAAASVVAKVTRDALMVDLHDRYPHYDFATHKGYSTAAHEQALRQHGPCPEHRRTWANVRAVMAGATNHDERSDR from the coding sequence ATGACGACACGACTGCCCGGGCGCACGATCCGTCGTGACGCCGGCCTGTACGGGTACCAGCGGGCCCTCGAGCGACGAGGACTCACACCGGTCGCCGGCGTCGACGAGGCGGGACGCGGAGCGTCGGCCGGCCCCCTGGTGGCGGCCGCCGTCGTGCTCGACCGGGAGATCCCCGGGCTGGCCGACTCCAAGCTGCTCACCGCAGCGCGACGCGAGCGGTGCTTCGACGTCGTCATGGAGCGGGCCGTCGCGGTCGACGTCGTCGTCATCAGCCCGCAGGACTGTGACCGCATGGGCATCCAGCGGGCCAACATCGAGGCGCTGCGCCGCGCCCTCGCCCGGCTCGCCGTGCGACCCGGTTACGTCCTGACCGACGGGTTTCCCGTCGACGGGCTCGGGGTCCCGGGACTCGCGATGTGGAAGGGCGACCGGGTCGCGGCCTCGATCGCCGCCGCGTCCGTCGTCGCCAAGGTCACCCGCGACGCGTTGATGGTCGACCTCCACGATCGATACCCCCACTACGACTTCGCGACCCACAAGGGGTACTCCACCGCCGCGCACGAGCAGGCCCTGCGGCAGCATGGACCCTGCCCGGAGCACCGGCGCACCTGGGCCAACGTGCGTGCCGTCATGGCGGGCGCGACCAACCACGACGAGCGGAGCGACCGATGA
- a CDS encoding DUF2469 domain-containing protein, producing the protein MSTEDLDRFEADAELALYREYRDVVKIFKYVVETDRRFYLCNAVDVKVRSETGDAYFEVTLTDAWVWDIYRPARFAKQVKVLTFKDVNVEELQDSDFKVPPGSD; encoded by the coding sequence ATGAGCACCGAGGACCTGGACCGGTTCGAGGCCGACGCCGAGCTGGCGCTGTACCGCGAGTACCGCGACGTCGTGAAGATCTTCAAGTACGTCGTCGAGACCGATCGACGTTTCTACCTCTGCAACGCGGTCGACGTGAAGGTCCGCTCCGAGACCGGCGACGCGTACTTCGAGGTCACGCTCACCGACGCCTGGGTCTGGGACATCTACCGCCCGGCCCGTTTCGCCAAGCAGGTCAAGGTGCTGACGTTCAAGGACGTCAACGTCGAGGAGCTGCAGGACTCCGACTTCAAGGTGCCGCCGGGCTCGGACTGA
- a CDS encoding YraN family protein has translation MTYARNQALGAYGERIAADHLVASGLVILDRNWTCRFGEIDLVARDGTTLVIVEVKTRSSTRYGGPFEAVTTHKATRLRRLATAWLEAHDVHPSAVRIDVVSVVVPRTGPAEVDRIRGVA, from the coding sequence ATGACCTACGCGCGCAACCAGGCCCTCGGGGCCTACGGCGAACGCATCGCCGCCGACCACCTCGTGGCCTCGGGCCTCGTGATCCTCGACCGCAACTGGACCTGCCGCTTCGGTGAGATCGATCTGGTCGCCCGCGACGGCACCACTCTCGTGATCGTCGAGGTCAAGACCCGCAGCAGCACCAGGTACGGCGGGCCCTTCGAGGCCGTCACGACGCACAAGGCCACCCGTCTACGGCGACTCGCCACGGCCTGGCTCGAGGCGCACGACGTGCACCCGAGCGCCGTCCGCATCGACGTCGTCAGCGTCGTCGTGCCGCGCACGGGCCCGGCCGAGGTCGACCGCATCCGGGGCGTGGCCTGA
- a CDS encoding YifB family Mg chelatase-like AAA ATPase — protein sequence MSGRVVSVTLDGLTGRAIEVEADVVGGLPGTVIVGLPDATVNEARDRCKSAVVNSGAPWPDQRLTINLAPSTLPKSGSHYDLAIAMAVLSAQKAVPAEALTGTAFVGELALDGRLRAVPGVLPATLAAAEAGCTHVVVPEVNVPEAELVEGIVVTGVRSLRHLVALITGDEVPDDPPVPPIEPPAVAPWGSAARLSGLDLADVAGHEDVRLAVLVAAVGGHHLSMVGPPGVGKTMLAQRLPGLLPDLERQDAIEVSAVHSVAGMLPADVPLLSRPPFLDPHHTASAAAIVGGGSRQVRPGAMSLAHRGVLFLDEAPEFAVNVLEALRQPLESGRIVVARSARTVVYPARFQLVMAANPCPCGQAATLDASCRCTPAMRRRYGERISGPIRDRIDIRRTLVSPTRPELAATVSAGRGSVELAHRVREARSRQAHRFVGTPWRTNADVPGTELRKAWPVADDARLLLDRQLHADKLNPRSADRVLRLAWSVADLHGHDVPDADDVRTALSLRSDLPLDAAMRALVAA from the coding sequence ATGTCCGGACGCGTCGTGTCGGTCACGCTCGACGGCCTGACCGGTCGCGCGATCGAGGTCGAGGCTGACGTCGTGGGCGGCCTGCCGGGCACGGTCATCGTGGGCCTGCCCGACGCCACGGTCAACGAGGCCCGCGACCGCTGCAAGTCCGCCGTCGTGAACTCCGGGGCGCCCTGGCCCGACCAGCGCCTCACGATCAACCTCGCACCGTCGACCCTGCCCAAGTCCGGATCGCACTACGACCTCGCGATCGCGATGGCGGTGCTCTCGGCACAGAAGGCCGTCCCGGCCGAGGCGCTCACCGGAACCGCGTTCGTGGGCGAGCTGGCCCTCGACGGTCGCCTCCGGGCGGTGCCCGGGGTCCTGCCGGCCACCTTGGCCGCCGCGGAGGCGGGCTGCACCCACGTCGTGGTCCCCGAGGTCAACGTCCCGGAGGCCGAGCTGGTCGAGGGCATCGTCGTCACGGGGGTGCGGTCGCTGCGACACCTCGTGGCCCTGATCACGGGCGACGAGGTGCCCGACGACCCGCCGGTGCCCCCGATCGAGCCGCCTGCCGTGGCGCCGTGGGGCTCGGCCGCACGCCTGTCCGGGCTCGACCTCGCTGACGTGGCCGGCCACGAGGACGTGCGGCTGGCGGTCCTGGTGGCGGCGGTCGGTGGGCACCACCTGTCGATGGTCGGACCTCCGGGCGTCGGCAAGACGATGCTCGCGCAACGCCTCCCGGGCCTGCTGCCCGACTTGGAACGACAGGACGCGATCGAGGTCAGCGCGGTGCACTCGGTCGCCGGCATGCTCCCCGCCGACGTGCCGCTGCTCAGCCGGCCACCGTTCCTCGACCCCCACCACACCGCCAGCGCCGCCGCGATCGTCGGCGGCGGCAGTCGGCAGGTGCGGCCCGGGGCCATGAGCCTGGCGCACCGAGGGGTCCTGTTCCTCGACGAGGCGCCGGAGTTCGCCGTCAACGTCCTCGAGGCGCTGCGGCAGCCGCTCGAGAGCGGGCGCATCGTCGTGGCGCGATCGGCCCGCACCGTGGTCTATCCCGCGCGGTTCCAGCTCGTCATGGCCGCCAATCCGTGCCCGTGCGGTCAGGCGGCCACCCTCGATGCGTCCTGCCGCTGCACCCCGGCGATGCGCCGCCGCTACGGCGAGCGGATCTCCGGTCCCATCCGTGACCGCATCGACATCCGGCGCACGCTCGTCTCGCCCACCCGACCGGAGCTCGCCGCCACCGTGTCCGCGGGGCGGGGCTCGGTCGAGCTGGCGCACCGCGTGCGTGAGGCGCGAAGCCGCCAGGCGCACCGGTTCGTCGGCACCCCGTGGCGCACCAATGCCGACGTGCCGGGCACCGAGCTGCGCAAGGCCTGGCCCGTCGCCGACGACGCCCGGCTGCTGCTCGACCGGCAGCTCCATGCCGACAAGCTCAACCCGCGCAGCGCCGACCGCGTCCTGCGGCTGGCCTGGAGCGTCGCGGACCTCCACGGTCACGACGTCCCCGACGCCGACGACGTCCGCACGGCGCTGAGCCTGCGGTCCGACCTGCCGCTCGACGCGGCGATGCGCGCCCTGGTGGCGGCATGA